Proteins co-encoded in one Sulfuricaulis limicola genomic window:
- a CDS encoding glycine zipper 2TM domain-containing protein, giving the protein MNHRILSTAVLILATVAAAPLAQARDGRDGWNGRDHHRPAPVYRERYVERHYYHPDRHHGWHQPRDFGHHRSGYYPHYRGPAPHHYGGHHRPGYYRSSSAPIILGSVIGGVVGHEIGYGDPGHTAAGAVIGTVIGYEIARQR; this is encoded by the coding sequence ATGAACCACAGGATCCTGAGTACCGCTGTTCTGATTCTGGCCACGGTGGCGGCGGCTCCGCTGGCCCAGGCGCGCGATGGTCGTGACGGCTGGAACGGCCGCGATCATCATCGCCCGGCCCCGGTTTACCGCGAGCGATACGTGGAGCGGCATTATTATCATCCGGACCGGCACCATGGCTGGCACCAGCCGCGGGATTTCGGCCACCATCGTTCCGGCTATTACCCTCACTACCGCGGTCCCGCCCCGCATCATTATGGCGGGCATCATCGCCCGGGATATTACCGCTCATCCTCCGCGCCCATTATTCTCGGCAGCGTGATCGGCGGAGTCGTGGGGCACGAGATCGGTTACGGTGATCCCGGGCACACCGCGGCCGGCGCCGTGATCGGCACCGTCATCGGCTACGAAATCGCGCGCCAGCGCTAG
- the metA gene encoding homoserine O-succinyltransferase MetA, with translation MPLVANSKLPTFDRLKQEGENVLPGDVALHQDIRELHIGLLNMMPDAALAATERQFFRLVGESNQIAQFYMHPFTLKELKRSSEAEVYVGQYYESFDQIREQGLDALIVTGANVTQPDLALEPFWKPLNKVIDWAYDNVTSTLCSCLTTHAVLQFRYGKKRRHLGFKRWGVYSHSVVDRKHPLVSDVNTRFDVPHSRFNQIDREQFEAAGLHILVESDVAGVHLAASEDRFRIIFFQGHPEYDTVSLFKEYKREVNRFLKGERPDYPPFPENYFSLLTEAMLDEHHDMLLAARARGKPIPELPESIIVPALDNTWHDTAEAVINNWIGKVYQVTNNDRRKPFQDGVNPDDPLGLRR, from the coding sequence ATGCCACTGGTCGCCAATTCCAAGCTGCCGACATTCGACCGCCTCAAGCAGGAAGGCGAAAACGTCCTTCCGGGCGACGTCGCGCTGCACCAGGACATCCGCGAGCTGCACATCGGGCTGCTCAACATGATGCCGGACGCGGCGCTGGCCGCGACCGAGCGCCAGTTCTTCCGGCTCGTCGGCGAATCGAACCAGATCGCGCAGTTCTACATGCATCCGTTCACGCTCAAAGAGCTGAAGCGCAGTTCCGAGGCCGAGGTCTACGTCGGCCAGTACTACGAGAGCTTCGACCAGATCCGGGAGCAGGGGCTGGATGCGCTCATCGTCACCGGCGCCAACGTCACCCAGCCGGACCTGGCGCTGGAGCCGTTCTGGAAACCGCTCAACAAGGTGATCGACTGGGCCTACGACAACGTCACGTCCACGCTGTGTTCGTGCCTGACAACGCACGCGGTGCTGCAATTCCGCTACGGAAAAAAACGCCGCCACCTGGGCTTCAAGCGCTGGGGGGTCTATTCCCACAGCGTCGTGGACCGCAAGCACCCGCTGGTCAGCGACGTCAACACGCGCTTCGACGTGCCGCATTCGCGCTTCAACCAGATCGACCGCGAGCAGTTCGAGGCCGCCGGCCTGCACATCCTGGTCGAAAGCGACGTCGCCGGCGTGCACCTGGCCGCCAGCGAAGACCGCTTTCGCATCATCTTTTTCCAGGGACACCCGGAATACGACACGGTGAGCCTGTTCAAGGAATACAAGCGCGAGGTCAACCGCTTCCTCAAGGGCGAGCGCCCCGACTACCCGCCGTTCCCGGAAAACTACTTCAGCCTGCTGACCGAGGCCATGCTCGACGAGCACCACGACATGCTGCTGGCGGCCCGGGCCCGGGGCAAGCCGATTCCGGAGCTGCCGGAGTCCATCATCGTGCCCGCTCTCGACAACACCTGGCACGACACCGCCGAGGCCGTGATCAACAACTGGATCGGCAAGGTTTACCAGGTCACCAACAACGACCGCCGCAAGCCGTTCCAGGACGGCGTGAACCCGGACGATCCGCTCGGGCTGCGACGCTGA
- a CDS encoding YkgJ family cysteine cluster protein, with protein MTTIIPIALAGEVKITPENKCSYCKGATCCTYLTQPLDTPRSMEDFDLLLWQISHVNTQMYKDEDGWFLLVNNPCRHLQPGGRCGIYETRPQICRDHSNDGCEFEGPSGHEDFDIFFPDYESLLDYCRRKFKNWDRRFKRAASAPARARQAQA; from the coding sequence ATGACCACTATCATTCCCATCGCGCTTGCGGGCGAGGTGAAAATCACCCCCGAGAACAAATGCAGCTACTGCAAGGGCGCGACCTGCTGCACCTACCTGACCCAGCCGCTCGACACGCCGCGTTCGATGGAGGATTTCGACCTGCTGCTGTGGCAGATCTCGCACGTGAACACCCAGATGTACAAGGACGAGGACGGCTGGTTCCTGCTGGTCAACAATCCCTGCCGGCACCTGCAGCCCGGCGGGCGCTGCGGCATCTACGAAACCCGTCCGCAGATCTGCCGTGACCATTCCAACGACGGCTGCGAGTTCGAAGGCCCGTCCGGCCACGAGGATTTCGATATCTTCTTTCCCGATTATGAATCCCTGCTGGATTACTGCCGCAGGAAGTTCAAGAACTGGGACCGGCGCTTCAAGCGCGCGGCTTCGGCGCCGGCGCGCGCCCGCCAAGCTCAAGCGTGA
- a CDS encoding OmpA family protein: MKRFGIYTIIAAFAVFSVGCATDEYGNRRPMTDAEKGALIGAASGAVVGALVKKDKRAKGALIGAVGGGLAGAAVGTYMDSQKKDLEKVLAPEVQAGVINVAKTGQNNLLITMTAQTAFDFDSAAIKPGFHSTMDKIANVLVRYGKTHLTVVGHTDNVGTQQYNQSLSERRAGAVADYLGAKGVIPQRLASVGQGENSPRATNATEEGRRLNRRVEIVVEPIVAEPQG; the protein is encoded by the coding sequence ATGAAGCGTTTCGGCATATACACGATCATTGCGGCGTTCGCGGTGTTTTCTGTCGGTTGCGCCACCGACGAGTACGGCAACCGCCGTCCCATGACCGATGCCGAGAAGGGCGCGCTGATCGGCGCCGCCTCGGGCGCGGTCGTCGGTGCCCTGGTCAAGAAGGACAAGCGCGCCAAGGGCGCACTGATCGGCGCGGTCGGCGGCGGTCTCGCCGGCGCGGCCGTGGGCACCTACATGGATTCGCAGAAAAAGGATCTCGAGAAGGTGCTGGCTCCGGAGGTCCAGGCTGGCGTCATCAATGTGGCGAAAACGGGCCAGAACAATCTGCTGATCACCATGACGGCGCAGACCGCGTTTGATTTTGATTCCGCGGCGATCAAGCCGGGTTTCCACAGCACCATGGACAAGATCGCCAACGTGCTGGTGCGCTACGGCAAGACGCATCTGACCGTCGTCGGCCATACCGATAATGTCGGCACGCAGCAGTACAACCAGTCATTATCGGAACGCCGTGCCGGCGCGGTGGCGGATTACCTGGGTGCCAAGGGCGTTATTCCGCAGCGTCTGGCTTCCGTCGGGCAAGGCGAAAACTCGCCGCGTGCGACCAACGCCACGGAAGAGGGTCGCCGTCTCAACCGGCGCGTGGAGATCGTGGTCGAGCCGATCGTCGCCGAGCCCCAGGGCTGA
- a CDS encoding ATPase, with translation MKLSARDFKAWDNKCITLLGMSGVGKTRLATRLRKRNWFHYSGDYRIGTRYLDEAILDHIKQQAMQVPFLRELLRSDSIYIRNNITVDNLQPVSSFLGKLGNPEKGGLGLREFKHRQELHRQAEIATMRDVPEFIRKASEIYGYKHFVNDAGGSLCELDDPATIKILADHTLILYIRATEKDEQELIRRAEEDPKPLYYREAFLDEQLAVYLRENKLSYVAQIDPDDFVRWMFPRLFHSRVPRYQAIADQHGYTVSTDELREVRDEAGFLRLVEKVLER, from the coding sequence ATGAAACTGAGCGCCAGGGACTTCAAGGCCTGGGACAACAAGTGCATCACCCTCCTCGGCATGTCCGGGGTCGGCAAGACGCGCCTGGCCACCCGGCTGCGCAAGCGCAACTGGTTCCATTATTCCGGGGACTATCGCATCGGCACGCGCTATCTCGACGAGGCCATCCTCGACCACATCAAGCAGCAGGCGATGCAGGTGCCGTTCCTGCGCGAGTTGCTGCGCTCGGACTCGATCTACATCCGCAACAACATCACCGTGGACAATCTCCAGCCGGTGTCGAGCTTCCTCGGCAAGCTCGGCAACCCGGAAAAGGGCGGGCTCGGCCTGCGGGAGTTCAAGCACCGCCAGGAATTGCACCGGCAGGCGGAGATCGCCACCATGCGCGATGTTCCCGAATTCATCCGCAAGGCGAGCGAGATCTACGGCTACAAGCATTTCGTCAACGACGCCGGCGGCTCGCTGTGCGAGCTCGACGATCCGGCCACCATCAAAATCCTGGCCGATCACACGCTCATTTTGTACATCCGCGCGACCGAAAAAGACGAGCAGGAACTGATCCGCCGCGCCGAGGAAGATCCGAAGCCGCTGTATTACCGCGAGGCCTTCCTCGACGAGCAGCTCGCGGTTTACCTGCGCGAAAACAAGCTCTCCTACGTGGCGCAGATCGATCCGGACGATTTCGTGCGCTGGATGTTCCCGCGCCTGTTCCATTCGCGCGTGCCGCGCTACCAGGCTATCGCCGACCAGCATGGCTACACCGTCAGCACCGACGAACTCAGGGAAGTGCGCGACGAGGCCGGCTTCCTGCGGCTGGTGGAAAAAGTTCTGGAAAGGTAA
- a CDS encoding thioesterase family protein, which translates to MKESLKPGIMHELRFRLPESKTVPHLYPEAPEFQAMPRVLATGFMVGFIEWACIQAVNAHLDWPREQTVGTHVDLSHLAATPPGLELIARVQLVEVDGRRLVFEVEASDGVDVISRGRHERFVIDADRFSRKATAKAATAKPV; encoded by the coding sequence ATGAAAGAATCCCTCAAACCCGGCATCATGCACGAGCTCAGATTCCGCCTTCCGGAATCCAAGACCGTGCCGCATCTCTATCCGGAGGCACCGGAGTTCCAGGCGATGCCGCGCGTGCTGGCGACCGGCTTCATGGTCGGATTCATCGAGTGGGCCTGCATCCAGGCGGTGAATGCCCATCTCGACTGGCCGCGCGAGCAGACCGTGGGCACGCATGTGGACCTGAGTCACCTGGCGGCCACGCCGCCGGGGCTGGAACTGATCGCGCGCGTGCAACTCGTCGAGGTGGATGGCCGGCGACTGGTGTTCGAGGTGGAGGCCAGTGACGGTGTGGACGTGATCAGTCGCGGCCGGCACGAGCGTTTTGTCATCGATGCCGATCGCTTCTCGCGCAAGGCGACCGCCAAGGCGGCAACGGCGAAGCCGGTTTGA
- a CDS encoding PepSY domain-containing protein has protein sequence MTRKTLMVCLLTGLLALTAAVPVAARRDDWKDDRREDRREARRDDRADRSSRREESRRDGMSLDEAVARVRRDTGGRVLSAEARDGRYRIKVLLPNGAVRVVNVDARSGRMD, from the coding sequence ATGACACGCAAGACACTCATGGTATGCCTGCTCACGGGACTGCTGGCGTTGACCGCCGCCGTACCGGTGGCGGCGCGGCGCGACGACTGGAAAGATGATCGTCGGGAAGACCGGCGCGAAGCCCGGCGGGACGATCGCGCTGACCGTTCCTCCCGCCGCGAGGAGTCCCGGCGCGACGGGATGTCACTGGACGAGGCGGTGGCGCGGGTGCGCCGCGACACCGGCGGGCGCGTGCTTTCGGCCGAGGCGCGCGATGGCCGCTACCGCATCAAGGTGCTGCTGCCGAACGGCGCGGTGCGCGTGGTCAACGTGGACGCGCGCAGCGGCCGCATGGACTGA
- a CDS encoding (Fe-S)-binding protein, producing MMGLGVALAALLSAANKKLYVYEDPRIDEIEALLPRNNCGACGTAGCRAFAEAAIRGDIAPGQCTVCTPAQAQTIASLLAVTVGGQEKRVARIACAGGRQVAVNRAYYAGLESCRAAHLVAGGGKGCAWGCLGFGDCVDVCDFDAIYMDPFKLPVVYDERCIACNDCVEVCPKNLISLQNQSRKLWVACSNRDFGAEAEAQCEVICNACGRCVADAPAGLIKINESLAVIDYTKNAMAARAAIERCPTGAIVWMESGDKTIKGGHAAKILRKEALPVEKTP from the coding sequence ATGATGGGGCTCGGTGTTGCACTCGCCGCGCTGCTCTCGGCTGCAAACAAAAAACTCTACGTCTACGAAGACCCGCGCATCGACGAAATCGAGGCGCTGCTGCCGCGTAATAACTGCGGCGCCTGCGGCACCGCCGGCTGTCGTGCGTTCGCCGAAGCCGCGATCCGCGGCGATATCGCGCCGGGCCAGTGCACCGTGTGCACGCCGGCGCAGGCCCAGACGATCGCCAGCCTGCTGGCCGTGACCGTGGGCGGGCAGGAAAAGCGCGTGGCGCGTATCGCCTGCGCCGGCGGCCGCCAGGTCGCCGTCAACCGCGCGTACTACGCCGGGCTGGAAAGCTGCCGCGCGGCCCACCTGGTGGCGGGCGGCGGCAAGGGCTGTGCCTGGGGCTGCCTCGGCTTCGGTGACTGCGTCGACGTGTGCGACTTCGACGCCATCTACATGGATCCGTTCAAGCTCCCGGTCGTGTATGACGAACGTTGCATCGCGTGCAACGACTGCGTCGAAGTCTGTCCCAAGAATCTCATTTCACTCCAGAACCAAAGCCGCAAACTCTGGGTCGCGTGCAGCAACCGTGACTTCGGTGCCGAGGCCGAGGCCCAATGCGAGGTGATCTGCAACGCCTGCGGCCGCTGCGTGGCGGACGCGCCGGCGGGACTGATAAAGATCAATGAAAGCCTCGCAGTGATCGATTACACCAAAAACGCGATGGCCGCGCGCGCGGCCATCGAGCGCTGCCCGACCGGCGCCATCGTGTGGATGGAATCCGGCGACAAAACCATCAAGGGCGGCCACGCCGCCAAAATCCTGCGCAAGGAAGCGCTGCCCGTGGAGAAAACCCCATGA
- a CDS encoding ATP-binding protein encodes MRSLRARLLLVSAVVLAGFLGLTGLALDQAFRASAESALRERLQSHLYALLAAADLDANSRLELPVELPEPRFNLVGSGLMAEVRDAAGEPVWRSRSALGAEFAGVSPAAAPGERVFTQTGDGEAPARLMLSFATRWEGAGREPQIYVFHVAERLDEHLAQIRQFRRGLFGWLAAATLLLLVAQALILRWGLAPLRRVAQDLSEMEAGRAQALSGRYPAELQPLIDNLNALLAQARQHLQRYRDTLGNLAHSLKTPLAVLRGSVEAKAPVEELRAVAQEQLQNMNEIVEYQLQRAAAAGRTVLSVPLPVLPPARKLLAALEKVYAAKALRVEIEIAPEAMFRGDEGDLLEILGNVADNAFKWARSRVRVQSQNPAAGQSGAHFTLRIEDDGPGIPDDQAQRVRARGARADTKTPGHGLGLAVVQEIVELYDGELVISRSPLGGAAVEVRL; translated from the coding sequence ATGCGTTCGCTGCGCGCGCGCCTGTTGCTGGTGTCGGCCGTGGTGCTGGCCGGGTTTCTCGGGCTGACCGGGCTGGCGCTCGATCAGGCGTTTCGCGCCAGCGCCGAGAGCGCGCTGCGTGAACGTCTGCAAAGCCACTTGTATGCCCTGCTTGCCGCGGCCGATCTGGACGCGAACAGCCGGCTGGAATTGCCCGTGGAGCTGCCCGAGCCGCGCTTCAATCTCGTCGGTTCGGGCTTGATGGCGGAAGTGCGCGATGCCGCGGGCGAGCCTGTCTGGCGCTCGCGCTCCGCGCTGGGAGCGGAGTTTGCCGGCGTCTCCCCGGCTGCCGCGCCCGGCGAGCGCGTGTTCACGCAAACCGGCGACGGCGAAGCGCCGGCGCGCCTGATGCTGAGCTTCGCCACGCGCTGGGAAGGCGCCGGTCGCGAGCCGCAAATCTATGTGTTTCACGTCGCGGAGCGGCTGGATGAACACCTGGCGCAGATCCGCCAATTCCGTCGCGGCCTGTTCGGCTGGCTCGCCGCGGCCACGCTGTTGCTGCTGGTGGCGCAGGCACTGATTCTGCGCTGGGGACTGGCGCCGTTGCGGCGGGTGGCGCAGGACCTGTCCGAGATGGAGGCCGGCCGCGCCCAGGCGCTGTCGGGACGCTACCCGGCGGAGTTGCAGCCCTTGATCGACAATCTCAACGCCTTGCTGGCCCAGGCCCGTCAGCACCTGCAGCGTTACCGCGATACGCTCGGCAACCTGGCGCACAGTCTCAAAACGCCGCTCGCCGTGCTGCGCGGGAGCGTCGAGGCGAAGGCGCCGGTGGAAGAATTGCGCGCGGTGGCGCAAGAGCAGTTGCAGAACATGAATGAGATCGTCGAGTACCAGTTGCAGCGCGCGGCCGCGGCCGGACGCACGGTCCTGAGCGTACCGCTGCCGGTCCTGCCGCCGGCGCGCAAGCTGCTGGCCGCGCTGGAAAAGGTATATGCGGCCAAGGCCCTGCGCGTGGAAATCGAGATTGCCCCGGAGGCGATGTTCCGCGGCGACGAGGGCGACCTGCTCGAAATCCTGGGCAACGTCGCGGACAATGCCTTCAAGTGGGCGCGCTCGCGCGTGCGGGTACAGTCGCAAAACCCGGCCGCGGGACAGTCCGGAGCGCACTTTACGCTGCGCATCGAGGACGACGGCCCCGGTATTCCGGACGATCAGGCCCAGCGCGTCCGCGCCCGCGGCGCGCGCGCCGATACCAAAACGCCGGGACACGGGCTGGGGCTGGCGGTGGTGCAGGAAATCGTTGAGCTTTATGATGGCGAGCTGGTCATTTCGCGCAGCCCGCTGGGCGGTGCCGCGGTGGAAGTGCGGTTGTAG
- a CDS encoding response regulator transcription factor, producing MRLLVIEDETSLRRQLCEQLRAAGHAVDDAATGKDGLAHGREYPIDLAVVDIGLPDISGIEVIRAWRKQDKRFPVLILTARGRWQDKVEGLEAGADDYLVKPFYVEELLARVNALLRRAAGLAQPVVSCGPITLDTAAQAVRVDKRALDLTAYEYKVLEYLMLHAGEVVSKTTLTEHVYDQDFDRDSNVIEVFIGRLRKKLDPDDRFKPIETLRGRGYRFTLPCGRP from the coding sequence ATGCGACTCCTCGTCATCGAAGACGAAACCTCCCTGCGTCGTCAGTTGTGCGAGCAGCTGCGCGCCGCGGGCCACGCGGTGGATGACGCCGCCACCGGCAAGGACGGCCTGGCGCATGGGCGCGAGTATCCGATCGACCTCGCGGTTGTGGATATCGGTTTGCCGGATATCAGCGGCATCGAGGTCATCCGCGCCTGGCGCAAGCAGGACAAGCGCTTTCCGGTTCTGATCCTGACCGCGCGCGGGCGCTGGCAGGACAAGGTCGAGGGGCTCGAGGCCGGCGCCGACGATTACCTGGTCAAGCCGTTTTACGTCGAGGAACTGCTGGCGCGCGTGAACGCCCTGCTGCGCCGCGCCGCCGGGCTGGCGCAGCCCGTGGTCAGCTGCGGTCCGATCACGCTCGACACCGCGGCGCAGGCGGTGCGCGTGGACAAGCGCGCGCTCGATCTGACCGCCTACGAGTACAAGGTGCTGGAATATCTGATGCTGCATGCGGGCGAGGTGGTGTCGAAGACGACCCTGACCGAGCATGTCTACGATCAGGATTTCGATCGCGACAGCAACGTGATCGAGGTATTCATCGGGCGCCTGCGCAAGAAGCTCGATCCCGACGACCGTTTCAAGCCCATCGAAACCCTGCGTGGCCGCGGTTACCGCTTCACGCTCCCGTGCGGACGGCCCTGA